Proteins from a single region of Sandaracinaceae bacterium:
- a CDS encoding PEGA domain-containing protein, translating into MRILLARMIVVGLMAAHALVAAPGVGAQPAEEGAPTPLETQDEAAIAEARERYAQGAEFFRRERYSAAIAELTEAYRLWQNPTILFALGQAYEGDSQVQAAIDTYQRYLDTTPETDGRRADVENRIRLLNGLLATVQIQSNAPGTVFVNGVELGAAPGAVRVPTGRHQIEVRAEGYRPERRTLTIAAGTEMQLTFNLRPEETRTEIIRVSEGRGPIRLPRPVFLATAGVTVAAVGAWAGLGGTAVRRANQYNAQPVRSDTDRREARAWARRSDVMMGVAGGLAVGTLVIGLLTDWDGDDDASDGDGDGDGAAGATGATPEANVLPQRGGAVLLLGWRR; encoded by the coding sequence ATGAGGATCTTGCTTGCGCGAATGATCGTGGTCGGCCTGATGGCGGCACACGCCCTCGTGGCGGCGCCCGGGGTCGGCGCCCAGCCGGCTGAAGAGGGCGCCCCCACCCCGCTCGAGACGCAGGACGAGGCCGCCATCGCGGAGGCGCGCGAGCGCTACGCCCAAGGCGCCGAGTTCTTCCGCCGCGAGCGCTACTCGGCGGCCATCGCAGAGCTCACCGAGGCCTACCGTCTGTGGCAGAACCCGACCATCCTGTTTGCGCTCGGGCAGGCCTACGAGGGCGACTCGCAGGTGCAGGCGGCCATCGACACCTACCAGCGCTACCTCGACACCACCCCGGAGACGGATGGGCGACGCGCGGATGTCGAGAACCGCATCCGCCTGCTCAACGGGCTGCTCGCGACGGTCCAGATCCAATCCAACGCGCCCGGGACGGTCTTCGTGAACGGCGTCGAGCTGGGCGCGGCGCCGGGCGCCGTGCGCGTCCCAACGGGTCGCCACCAGATCGAGGTGCGCGCCGAGGGCTACCGACCGGAGCGGCGCACCCTCACCATCGCCGCGGGCACCGAGATGCAGCTCACGTTCAACTTGCGTCCCGAAGAGACACGCACCGAGATCATCCGCGTCAGCGAGGGCCGCGGGCCCATACGGCTGCCGCGCCCCGTGTTCTTGGCCACCGCCGGCGTCACGGTGGCGGCGGTGGGCGCCTGGGCCGGGTTGGGCGGCACGGCGGTGCGCCGCGCCAACCAGTACAACGCGCAACCCGTGCGCAGCGACACCGACCGACGAGAGGCGCGCGCGTGGGCGCGGCGCTCCGACGTGATGATGGGCGTCGCTGGTGGCCTGGCGGTGGGCACGCTCGTGATCGGGCTGCTGACCGACTGGGATGGCGACGACGACGCGTCCGACGGGGACGGGGACGGGGACGGGGCGGCTGGTGCGACCGGCGCGACCCCCGAGGCCAACGTCCTGCCGCAGCGTGGCGGCGCGGTCCTGCTCCTGGGGTGGCGCCGATGA
- a CDS encoding amidase: MPLPTSPSTLRAIDISPAALRSASASQLAAWIRARRVTSRVVVDAHLDEVARVNPELNAVVVSRFEEARREADAADERLAREGVADLPPLHGFPCTIKECFALTGMPQTSGLPARVGFRPDHDATAVARLRAAGAIPMGVTNVSELCMWMESFNKVYGRTHNPYDLRRIVGGSSGGEGAIVGAGASPFGLGSDVGGSIRMPAFFNGVFGHKCSAGLISNAGQFPTGDGDAGAYLSTGPIARRAEDLPLLVRILAGADPLDPQSKDLPLGDAHAVDVSSLRVITIPDDGRTPVSRELRARQAAAARHLREIGCRVEERRLPRLKNALEVWSSMLHDAQGTPFSTLLANGEEWRTLPELVRLATGRSPHTLPAVVLAVLEGLTDLMPARTAKMVAEGHALRAELDTLLTDDTVLLYPPYATTAPRHDVPLMWPFLWVYTAVLNVMQLPVTQVPLGLDTKGLPLGLQVVAAHGRDHLTMSVAMELERAFGGWVRPPRLEAVRSLR, encoded by the coding sequence ATGCCCCTCCCCACGTCCCCATCCACGCTCCGCGCCATCGACATCTCCCCCGCCGCGCTACGCAGCGCGAGCGCTTCCCAGCTGGCCGCGTGGATCCGCGCGCGGCGGGTCACCTCGAGGGTCGTCGTGGACGCGCACCTCGACGAAGTCGCGCGCGTGAACCCGGAGCTGAACGCGGTCGTCGTGTCGCGCTTCGAAGAGGCGCGACGCGAAGCCGACGCGGCCGACGAGCGGCTCGCGCGCGAAGGGGTGGCTGACCTCCCGCCGCTGCACGGCTTCCCTTGCACCATCAAGGAGTGCTTCGCGCTCACCGGGATGCCCCAGACGAGCGGCCTCCCGGCCCGCGTCGGCTTCCGCCCCGACCACGACGCCACCGCGGTCGCGCGCCTGCGCGCGGCAGGCGCCATCCCCATGGGCGTCACGAACGTCTCCGAGCTCTGCATGTGGATGGAGAGCTTCAACAAGGTCTACGGCCGCACCCACAACCCATACGACCTGCGCCGCATCGTGGGCGGCAGCTCGGGCGGCGAGGGCGCCATCGTGGGCGCCGGCGCGAGCCCCTTCGGCCTGGGCTCCGACGTGGGCGGGTCGATCCGCATGCCCGCCTTCTTCAACGGCGTGTTCGGCCACAAGTGCAGCGCCGGGCTCATCTCGAACGCGGGACAGTTCCCCACGGGCGACGGCGACGCAGGCGCGTACCTTTCGACGGGGCCCATCGCACGCCGCGCCGAGGACCTGCCGCTGCTCGTGCGCATCCTCGCGGGGGCCGATCCACTCGACCCGCAGAGCAAGGACCTGCCGCTCGGGGACGCGCACGCCGTCGACGTGAGCTCCCTGCGCGTCATCACCATCCCCGACGATGGGCGCACCCCCGTGAGCCGCGAGCTCCGTGCGCGTCAGGCCGCCGCGGCGCGCCACCTCCGCGAAATCGGTTGCCGCGTCGAGGAGCGCCGCCTACCGCGCCTGAAGAACGCCCTCGAGGTCTGGTCGAGCATGCTGCACGACGCCCAGGGCACGCCCTTCTCGACGTTGCTCGCCAATGGCGAGGAGTGGCGGACGCTGCCCGAGCTCGTGCGCCTCGCCACCGGGCGCTCGCCGCACACGCTCCCGGCCGTCGTGCTCGCGGTGCTCGAGGGGCTGACGGACCTGATGCCGGCGCGCACGGCCAAGATGGTGGCCGAGGGGCACGCGTTGCGCGCCGAGCTGGACACGCTGCTGACGGACGACACCGTCTTGCTCTACCCACCCTACGCGACCACGGCGCCGCGTCACGACGTCCCGCTCATGTGGCCGTTCCTGTGGGTCTACACCGCCGTGCTCAACGTGATGCAGCTCCCCGTCACGCAGGTGCCGCTCGGGCTGGACACGAAGGGCCTACCGCTGGGTCTGCAGGTCGTCGCCGCGCACGGTCGGGACCACCTCACGATGAGCGTGGCGATGGAGCTCGAGCGAGCGTTCGGTGGCTGGGTGCGACCGCCGCGCCTGGAAGCTGTCCGCTCGCTGAGATGA
- a CDS encoding FAD-dependent oxidoreductase has protein sequence MANSASITELRADSARAENSQREMGGEAPPGAPAAGRGDPRVAGLDADVIVVGGGLAGLQAARRMVAKGLRTIVLEARDEVGGRTKTVEVGGHRFDVGGQWTGPGQPRMYALIDELGLSTTPTYSKGKRILDLRGAISTYSGMIPRVNPWTLIVAQVGIWKIDRLCAQVPKDNPWDCPRAVEWDGMTALDWAKRNLRNDSVIAMVNGAVRVIFGTDMANLSFLHFLHYLHSGGGFAKLVESHDGQQDRWVVGGAQQLCTGMVPLAGTVHTGAPVRKITQDGDRVSVVSDKGTFTAKRVVVTVPIALADRIQYEPPLPTMRDQMTQRAGMGATIKVLALYDRAFWREAGLSGESVSTDLGTVTFDDTTPGGQAALLMFVTGSPARGWSERPAEERRRFVLDTLVRYFGEQARTPTHYLENDWAAEPFILGAPIATFPPGTLSAFGPALRAPVGRIHWAGTETALDSTGFMEGALESGDRVAQEVLSLVEVA, from the coding sequence ATGGCGAACTCTGCATCCATCACCGAGCTCAGGGCGGACAGCGCGCGGGCCGAGAATTCCCAGCGCGAGATGGGCGGCGAGGCCCCCCCTGGCGCCCCTGCCGCAGGACGTGGCGACCCTCGTGTGGCCGGCCTCGACGCGGACGTCATCGTCGTCGGGGGCGGGCTGGCGGGCCTGCAGGCCGCGCGCCGCATGGTCGCGAAGGGCCTCCGCACCATCGTGCTCGAGGCGCGCGACGAGGTGGGCGGGCGCACCAAGACCGTGGAGGTCGGTGGGCACCGCTTCGACGTCGGCGGACAGTGGACGGGCCCCGGGCAGCCGCGCATGTACGCGCTGATCGACGAGCTCGGGCTGTCGACCACGCCCACGTACTCGAAGGGCAAGCGCATCCTCGACCTGCGCGGGGCGATCTCGACCTACTCGGGGATGATCCCGCGCGTGAACCCGTGGACGCTCATCGTCGCCCAGGTCGGCATCTGGAAGATCGACCGGTTGTGCGCGCAGGTGCCCAAGGACAACCCGTGGGACTGCCCGCGCGCCGTCGAGTGGGACGGCATGACCGCGCTCGACTGGGCCAAGCGCAACCTGCGCAACGACTCGGTCATCGCGATGGTGAATGGCGCGGTGCGCGTGATCTTCGGCACGGACATGGCGAACCTGTCGTTCCTGCACTTCCTGCACTACCTGCACTCGGGCGGCGGCTTCGCGAAGCTCGTGGAGTCGCACGACGGGCAGCAGGACCGCTGGGTAGTGGGTGGCGCGCAGCAGCTCTGCACGGGCATGGTGCCCCTCGCGGGGACGGTCCACACGGGCGCCCCAGTGCGCAAGATCACGCAGGACGGCGACCGCGTGAGCGTCGTGAGCGACAAGGGCACCTTCACCGCCAAGCGCGTGGTCGTGACCGTGCCCATCGCGCTGGCCGACCGCATCCAGTACGAGCCGCCGCTGCCCACCATGCGCGATCAGATGACGCAGCGCGCGGGCATGGGAGCCACCATCAAGGTCTTGGCGCTCTACGACCGCGCCTTCTGGCGCGAGGCCGGGCTCTCGGGGGAGTCGGTCTCGACGGACCTCGGCACCGTGACCTTCGACGACACGACTCCAGGGGGTCAGGCGGCGCTCTTGATGTTCGTCACGGGCTCGCCAGCGCGCGGGTGGTCCGAGCGGCCCGCCGAGGAACGTCGCCGCTTCGTGCTCGACACGCTGGTGCGCTACTTCGGCGAGCAGGCGCGCACCCCCACGCACTACCTCGAGAACGATTGGGCCGCGGAGCCGTTCATCTTGGGCGCGCCCATCGCGACGTTCCCGCCGGGCACGTTGTCCGCGTTCGGGCCGGCGCTGCGCGCCCCGGTCGGCCGCATCCACTGGGCGGGCACGGAGACGGCGCTGGACTCGACGGGGTTCATGGAGGGCGCGCTCGAGTCGGGTGACCGCGTCGCGCAGGAGGTCCTGAGCCTGGTGGAGGTCGCGTGA
- a CDS encoding SDR family NAD(P)-dependent oxidoreductase has product MRAKGAWVITGGASGFGLEFARRLMERGETVALWDQSEDALASTRRALQVAHTEVTDVRDPVSLTRAAQRTRDAVGPIAHVINSAGVLRVGDAEQVLPADYRLMMEVNYLGSVHVTQALLPHLEEAATRDGKGSATLLLVASVAGLRGFPQLAGYCASKFAVVGFGEALRVELRDRPIDVRILCPPPGDTPMVRDLERVPPVYKLSRLFSAEEVVAATLRALDTRDPMIFVDATSRATRAVNANATGLLDRVLHLAGKL; this is encoded by the coding sequence GTGAGGGCCAAGGGCGCGTGGGTGATCACGGGGGGCGCGAGCGGCTTCGGCCTGGAGTTCGCGCGGCGCCTGATGGAGCGCGGGGAGACGGTCGCGCTGTGGGACCAGAGCGAGGACGCGCTCGCGAGCACGCGGCGTGCGCTCCAGGTAGCCCACACGGAGGTGACGGACGTGCGGGATCCCGTGAGCCTGACGCGCGCCGCCCAGCGCACGCGTGACGCGGTGGGACCCATCGCACACGTGATCAACTCGGCCGGCGTGCTGCGGGTGGGCGACGCCGAGCAGGTGCTCCCGGCGGACTATCGGCTGATGATGGAGGTGAACTACCTCGGCAGCGTGCACGTGACGCAGGCGCTGCTCCCTCACCTGGAGGAAGCGGCGACGCGCGATGGCAAGGGGTCGGCCACGCTGCTGCTCGTCGCGAGCGTCGCGGGCCTGCGCGGCTTTCCGCAGCTCGCGGGCTACTGCGCGAGCAAGTTCGCCGTGGTCGGCTTCGGCGAGGCGCTGCGCGTCGAGCTGCGCGACCGCCCGATCGACGTGCGAATCCTCTGCCCCCCACCAGGAGACACGCCCATGGTGCGCGACCTCGAGCGCGTTCCGCCCGTGTACAAGCTGTCGCGTCTCTTCTCCGCCGAAGAGGTGGTCGCGGCGACGCTCCGCGCGTTGGACACGCGCGACCCCATGATCTTCGTGGACGCCACCAGCCGCGCCACGCGCGCCGTCAACGCCAACGCGACGGGCCTGCTCGACCGCGTGCTCCACCTGGCCGGCAAGCTCTGA